The following are encoded together in the Blattabacterium cuenoti BPAA genome:
- a CDS encoding shikimate dehydrogenase family protein — protein sequence MKHEKTRIYGLIGKDIKYSFSRKFFIEKFKQESIFNVDYEIFDIPKIEDVSFIFQNPYLKGCNVTIPYKTSIIPFLTQIMPEAKSIGSVNVVKITNKCRIGFNTDVLGFECSFKKQFKRIKNKKDFKALILGTGGVSKTISFVLDKLKIPYQYISRKKNRGVLVYEDINQNLLKKYKMIINCTPIGTYPNINSCPSLPYQYVSSEHYFYDLVYNPNKTLFLKKAEEKGALIQNGLEMFYLQAEESWKIWKEI from the coding sequence ATGAAACATGAAAAGACAAGAATTTATGGTCTGATAGGAAAGGATATTAAATATTCTTTTTCTAGAAAATTTTTTATTGAAAAATTCAAACAGGAATCTATTTTCAATGTAGATTACGAAATTTTCGATATTCCAAAAATAGAAGATGTCTCGTTTATATTTCAAAATCCTTATTTGAAAGGATGTAATGTGACTATTCCTTATAAAACAAGTATCATTCCTTTTCTTACTCAAATTATGCCTGAAGCAAAATCTATAGGATCTGTGAATGTAGTAAAAATTACGAATAAATGTAGAATTGGGTTTAATACAGATGTTTTAGGTTTTGAGTGTTCTTTTAAAAAACAATTTAAAAGAATTAAAAATAAAAAAGATTTTAAAGCATTAATTTTAGGAACTGGAGGGGTTTCTAAAACCATTTCATTTGTTTTAGACAAATTAAAAATTCCATATCAATATATTTCTAGAAAAAAAAATAGAGGAGTTCTGGTTTATGAAGATATAAATCAAAATTTATTGAAAAAATACAAAATGATCATTAATTGCACTCCTATAGGAACATATCCCAATATAAATTCATGTCCATCTTTACCTTATCAATATGTTTCCTCCGAACATTATTTTTATGACCTAGTTTACAATCCCAATAAAACTTTGTTTCTAAAAAAGGCAGAAGAAAAGGGGGCTTTGATCCAAAATGGGTTAGAAATGTTCTATCTTCAAGCTGAGGAATCCTGGAAAATATGGAAAGAAATATAA
- a CDS encoding DUF4290 domain-containing protein has product MEYNTNRFKLVIPEYGRNIHKMIDYAIQIKNRKKRNRCAWGIIKLMTGYIHPKFQKSISYFQHKLWNQLFIMSKYQLDIDTPFPKPNTKETYKMSSCNKKVVYPKYLTNFRYYGKIIRNMIHAAIRCKDTQKKEGLFYAIANTMKKNYLRWNKSMVEDDVIFKDLKKLSKGKICLMKNTDSLLQCSHILKYKKKEKY; this is encoded by the coding sequence ATGGAATACAACACTAATCGTTTCAAATTGGTGATACCAGAATATGGTAGAAATATTCATAAAATGATAGACTACGCCATACAAATAAAAAACAGAAAAAAAAGAAATCGTTGTGCATGGGGGATTATTAAATTAATGACGGGATATATTCATCCTAAATTTCAAAAGTCTATTTCTTATTTTCAACATAAATTATGGAATCAACTATTTATCATGTCTAAATATCAATTAGATATTGATACTCCTTTTCCTAAACCAAATACGAAAGAAACCTATAAAATGAGTTCTTGTAATAAAAAAGTAGTATATCCTAAATATTTAACTAATTTTAGATATTATGGTAAAATCATAAGAAATATGATTCATGCAGCAATACGTTGTAAAGATACGCAAAAGAAAGAAGGATTATTTTATGCTATTGCTAATACAATGAAAAAAAACTATCTAAGATGGAATAAGAGTATGGTGGAAGATGACGTCATATTTAAAGATTTAAAAAAACTTTCAAAAGGAAAAATATGTTTAATGAAAAATACAGATTCATTATTACAATGTTCTCATATTTTGAAATATAAAAAAAAAGAAAAATACTAA
- a CDS encoding cation diffusion facilitator family transporter: MNDSKKIKLNFYFQKIICFVAIILFFIKLITWHITSSLSIFSDAMESLINIISGFIGLCSLYISSLPKDQNHPYGHGKIEFISTAIEGVLISIVGATVFINTFIRIKYNMHGILLSRLDYGIFLMSFTGIINYFLGFLACKIGHKNGALTLIASGKHLQIDTYSTFGIVVGLILLNITKCIWIDPIISIIFSSLILYTGFKLLRNATAGIMDESDKKLLRKLSFYLNKNRDDHWIDLHHLKIIKYGSALHIDCHLTVPWFFNIKEANQEVKKLTQLTKNKFGFKVELSVHVEACSNNHCIFCFNHSCKVRKNLFQKKILWTLDKTSYYNNNT, translated from the coding sequence ATGAATGATTCAAAAAAAATTAAATTAAATTTCTATTTTCAGAAAATAATTTGTTTTGTAGCGATTATTTTATTTTTCATAAAATTAATTACTTGGCATATTACTTCTTCACTTTCTATATTTAGTGATGCTATGGAAAGTTTGATTAATATCATTAGTGGTTTTATCGGTTTATGTAGCCTTTATATATCATCTTTGCCTAAAGATCAAAATCATCCATATGGACACGGTAAAATAGAATTTATTTCAACAGCCATAGAAGGTGTTTTAATTTCTATAGTAGGAGCTACTGTTTTTATAAATACTTTTATACGTATTAAATATAATATGCATGGAATTCTTTTATCAAGATTAGATTATGGAATTTTTTTAATGTCCTTTACTGGAATTATTAATTATTTTTTAGGATTTTTAGCCTGCAAAATAGGGCATAAAAATGGAGCTTTAACATTAATAGCTAGTGGAAAACATCTTCAAATCGATACTTATTCTACTTTTGGTATAGTTGTAGGGCTTATTTTATTGAATATTACTAAATGTATATGGATTGATCCTATTATTTCTATTATTTTTTCATCTTTAATCTTATATACAGGATTTAAATTATTAAGAAATGCTACAGCTGGAATTATGGATGAATCTGATAAAAAACTTTTAAGAAAATTGTCTTTTTATCTCAATAAAAATAGAGATGATCATTGGATTGATCTTCATCATTTAAAAATTATTAAATATGGGAGTGCATTGCATATCGATTGTCATTTAACTGTTCCATGGTTTTTTAATATAAAAGAAGCAAATCAAGAAGTGAAAAAATTAACTCAACTAACTAAAAATAAATTTGGATTTAAAGTAGAATTATCGGTTCACGTTGAAGCTTGTTCTAATAATCATTGTATATTTTGTTTTAATCATTCTTGTAAAGTAAGAAAAAACCTTTTTCAAAAAAAAATTCTTTGGACTTTAGATAAAACATCTTATTATAATAACAATACTTAA
- the rpsU gene encoding 30S ribosomal protein S21: protein MILITTVREGESIDKALKKCKKKFDKTRILKEFRERQQYIKPSEGRRNEILRAKYRERMKSKREE from the coding sequence ATGATCTTAATTACTACTGTTAGAGAAGGAGAATCTATTGATAAAGCTTTAAAAAAATGTAAAAAAAAATTTGATAAAACTCGTATTTTAAAAGAGTTTAGAGAAAGACAACAATATATAAAACCTTCTGAAGGAAGAAGAAATGAAATATTGAGAGCAAAATATAGAGAACGTATGAAATCGAAAAGAGAAGAATAG
- the recG gene encoding ATP-dependent DNA helicase RecG, with protein MSCNILKKSIKYLKGLSLKKAYLFNTELNLYTYEDLLFFYPKGYMRLSAIKNISELSNHENDFVKILGKITKIEEINYKNKKGKMLIADLEDETGSIELVWFQKKNILKNITKNITVIVFGKVKYFQNKIQIIHPNIKKFYSSVKNYSIFPVYPIPKNLKEKGVNNFFMINLLQNLIEELKNDINEFFFQDLMNKKLMSRKKALIQIHFPESLDSLLKAKHSLKFEELFLLKLFFLSKKGLAHSYPFTKLGKNFHNFYKNFLPFTLTEEQKKVFKEIWNDLKKPTQMNRLLQGEVGCGKTIIAMLSMLVALDNGFQSCLMAPTEVLAIQHYYSIKKMFSKIGIKIALLTSSISDSIRKSLYHEILTGKISILIGTHSLIQDKVQFQNLGLAIIDEEQRFGVEQREKIWKKNEKTPHILIMTATPIPRTLAKIIYHDLNISIIKQLPLGRIPIKTIHFWNKNRDQAFKIVKDQISIGRQIYIIYPTINTSLKYKNLMIGYQEIREKFQNLKNQIGILHGEMNFQEKNIQMNRFLRGETKILIATTVIEVGVDVPNASVILIENADLFGLSQLHQLRGRVGRGIHQSYCILITDHKISVEGFFRIKKMCETNKGLEIAKEDLKLRGGGDLIGTKQSGKNYFRIVNLIEDYKLIKEVFPIAKIFFQKNPNFLNNTKNIFYEYYKKNKWKVCK; from the coding sequence ATGTCCTGCAATATTCTAAAAAAATCTATAAAGTATTTAAAAGGATTGAGTTTAAAAAAAGCTTATTTATTCAATACTGAATTAAACCTTTATACATACGAGGATTTACTTTTTTTTTATCCTAAAGGATATATGCGTTTATCCGCAATAAAAAATATATCAGAATTGTCAAATCATGAGAATGATTTTGTAAAAATATTAGGTAAAATCACTAAGATTGAAGAAATAAACTATAAAAATAAAAAAGGAAAAATGTTAATAGCAGATCTTGAAGATGAAACAGGTTCTATTGAGTTAGTTTGGTTTCAAAAAAAGAATATATTAAAAAATATAACAAAAAATATTACAGTCATAGTTTTTGGAAAAGTTAAATATTTTCAAAATAAAATTCAAATTATTCATCCAAACATTAAAAAATTCTATTCTTCAGTAAAAAATTATTCTATATTTCCTGTATATCCTATTCCTAAAAATTTAAAAGAAAAAGGGGTGAATAATTTTTTCATGATTAATTTATTACAAAATCTTATAGAAGAGTTAAAAAATGATATAAATGAATTTTTTTTTCAAGATTTGATGAATAAAAAATTAATGTCGAGAAAAAAAGCTTTAATTCAAATTCATTTTCCAGAATCTTTAGATTCCTTATTAAAAGCGAAACATTCTTTAAAATTTGAAGAGTTATTCCTATTAAAACTATTTTTCCTATCTAAAAAAGGATTAGCACATAGTTATCCTTTTACAAAATTAGGAAAGAATTTTCATAATTTTTACAAAAATTTTCTACCTTTTACTTTAACAGAAGAACAAAAAAAAGTATTTAAGGAAATATGGAATGATTTGAAAAAACCCACTCAAATGAATCGATTATTACAAGGAGAAGTAGGATGTGGAAAAACCATCATAGCTATGTTATCAATGCTTGTTGCTTTAGATAATGGGTTTCAATCATGTTTGATGGCCCCTACTGAAGTTCTAGCCATACAACATTATTATTCTATAAAAAAAATGTTTTCTAAAATTGGAATTAAAATAGCCTTATTAACAAGTTCTATTTCTGATTCTATACGAAAATCTCTCTATCATGAAATATTAACAGGAAAAATCTCTATTTTAATAGGAACACATTCTTTAATTCAGGATAAAGTTCAATTTCAAAATTTGGGATTAGCAATAATAGATGAAGAACAACGTTTTGGAGTAGAACAGAGGGAAAAAATTTGGAAAAAAAATGAGAAAACTCCTCACATTTTAATTATGACAGCCACTCCTATTCCTAGGACATTAGCAAAGATTATTTATCATGATTTAAATATTTCTATCATAAAACAATTGCCTTTAGGAAGAATACCTATTAAAACTATTCATTTTTGGAATAAAAATAGAGATCAAGCTTTTAAAATTGTGAAAGATCAAATTTCAATAGGAAGACAAATTTATATTATATACCCCACTATAAATACTTCTTTGAAATACAAAAATTTAATGATAGGATACCAGGAAATTAGAGAAAAATTTCAAAATTTGAAAAATCAAATTGGAATTTTACATGGTGAAATGAATTTTCAAGAAAAAAATATACAAATGAATCGATTTTTACGTGGAGAAACCAAAATTCTAATAGCAACTACGGTTATAGAAGTAGGAGTAGACGTTCCTAACGCTTCAGTGATTTTAATAGAAAATGCAGATCTTTTTGGATTATCTCAATTGCATCAATTAAGAGGAAGAGTAGGAAGAGGGATACACCAAAGTTATTGCATTCTTATTACGGATCATAAAATCAGTGTAGAAGGTTTTTTTAGAATCAAAAAAATGTGTGAAACAAATAAAGGATTAGAAATAGCTAAAGAAGATCTGAAATTACGTGGTGGTGGAGACTTAATAGGAACTAAACAAAGTGGAAAAAATTATTTTCGTATAGTAAATCTGATAGAAGATTATAAATTAATAAAAGAAGTTTTTCCAATTGCTAAAATTTTTTTTCAAAAAAATCCTAATTTTTTAAATAATACAAAAAATATTTTTTATGAATACTATAAAAAAAATAAATGGAAAGTTTGTAAATAA
- a CDS encoding ATP-dependent helicase, producing the protein MNSLNSSQRKIIETINGPILVLAGAGSGKTRVITHRIVHMIQNIGISPSNILALTFTKKAAKEMKNRISDMMMNQTDFDQITLGTFHSIFSNILREESHWLGFKSNYTIYDHKDSENVIKQILQDLNLDRSLNYKEIKRKISEYKNNLYGLFYKKKLINQKVEESITKIYKFYTKRCFQANALDFDDILLHTNYLFFYFPNVLKKYQKKFKYILIDEYQDTNLSQNTVIKNLVSQHKNLFVVGDDAQSIYGFRGAHLSNILNFHLDYKNAKIFRLEQNYRSTNYIVQASNNIISFNKNQILKKIWTNNEEGEKIKIYCASSEEKEAQYIACSILSIKRKTNLQFENFAILYRAKIQSHIIEYSLKKKNIPYHIYGSISFENRKEIRDFLAYLRVIVNPDDEESLLRILKKRNQKTVKNILSLSKKKGITVYNIIQNIEDYKSLLRINNKTKNKFISLIFTIEKLRVNAEQDNAYVIAKNVINFLTKKNYYNYKNEDFQSILDYVFQYVKKQKELKNHGDTSLFGFLQCFYLEIHEDINHHKENKVSLMTIHLSKGLEFSIVFIAGLEENLFPSKSSLSTSFKIEEERRLFYVALTRAQKKAVLTYAKHRFIWGKKKENTPSRFIHEMNRNFIDIENHHKDILEKKKIHSLNHFHHVNHNKNYENSKYLKMKKGIKVFHKNFGLGIIVELQNQNQIALIKFQQSGEKRIFLKLDKLVIYS; encoded by the coding sequence ATGAATTCTCTAAATAGCTCTCAACGAAAAATTATCGAAACGATTAATGGGCCCATATTAGTTCTTGCTGGAGCAGGATCAGGAAAAACTCGTGTTATTACACACCGCATTGTTCATATGATTCAAAATATAGGAATATCTCCTTCTAATATATTGGCTTTAACTTTTACCAAAAAAGCTGCTAAAGAAATGAAAAATCGTATTTCTGACATGATGATGAATCAAACAGATTTTGATCAAATCACACTGGGGACTTTTCATTCTATATTTTCAAATATTCTAAGAGAAGAATCTCATTGGTTGGGATTTAAATCTAATTATACTATTTATGATCATAAAGATTCAGAAAATGTTATCAAACAAATATTACAAGATCTAAATCTTGATAGATCTTTGAATTATAAAGAGATCAAAAGAAAAATTTCTGAATACAAAAATAATTTGTATGGTTTATTCTATAAAAAAAAATTAATAAATCAGAAAGTGGAAGAATCTATTACTAAAATTTATAAATTTTATACAAAACGTTGTTTTCAAGCAAATGCATTAGATTTTGATGATATATTACTTCATACTAATTATTTATTTTTTTATTTTCCAAATGTGTTGAAAAAATATCAAAAAAAATTTAAATACATATTAATTGACGAATACCAGGATACTAATTTATCTCAAAATACTGTTATAAAAAATTTAGTTTCTCAACATAAAAATCTTTTTGTAGTAGGAGATGACGCTCAAAGTATTTATGGATTTCGTGGAGCTCATCTTTCAAATATTTTAAATTTTCATCTTGATTATAAGAATGCTAAAATCTTTCGTCTTGAACAAAACTATCGTTCTACTAACTATATTGTGCAAGCTTCTAACAATATTATTTCTTTTAATAAAAATCAAATTTTAAAAAAAATATGGACAAATAATGAAGAAGGAGAAAAAATAAAAATATATTGTGCTTCTTCTGAAGAAAAAGAAGCACAATATATTGCTTGTTCGATTCTTTCAATAAAAAGAAAAACAAATTTACAATTTGAAAATTTTGCTATTCTTTACAGAGCAAAGATTCAATCACATATTATAGAATACTCACTCAAAAAAAAAAATATACCATATCATATATATGGATCTATTTCGTTTGAAAATCGAAAAGAAATTCGAGATTTTTTAGCTTATCTTAGAGTGATTGTAAATCCAGATGATGAAGAGTCTTTATTACGTATTCTAAAAAAAAGAAATCAAAAAACAGTAAAAAATATATTAAGTTTATCTAAAAAAAAAGGAATTACAGTTTATAACATAATACAAAATATAGAAGATTATAAATCTTTATTAAGAATAAATAATAAAACAAAAAATAAATTTATAAGTTTAATTTTTACAATCGAAAAGTTACGTGTTAACGCAGAACAAGACAATGCATATGTCATAGCAAAAAATGTGATAAATTTCTTGACAAAAAAAAACTATTATAATTATAAAAATGAAGATTTTCAATCTATACTTGATTATGTATTTCAATATGTTAAAAAACAAAAAGAATTAAAAAATCATGGAGATACAAGTTTATTTGGTTTTTTACAATGTTTTTATTTGGAAATACATGAAGATATTAATCATCATAAAGAAAATAAAGTTTCATTGATGACAATTCATTTATCCAAAGGATTAGAATTTTCCATTGTTTTTATTGCAGGATTAGAAGAAAATTTGTTTCCATCAAAATCAAGTCTTTCAACCTCGTTCAAAATAGAAGAAGAACGTCGTTTATTTTATGTTGCTTTAACTCGAGCTCAAAAAAAAGCAGTACTCACTTATGCAAAACATAGATTTATATGGGGTAAAAAAAAAGAAAATACCCCTAGTCGTTTTATTCACGAAATGAATAGAAATTTCATTGATATAGAAAATCATCATAAAGATATATTAGAAAAAAAAAAAATTCATTCTTTGAATCATTTTCATCATGTGAATCATAATAAAAATTATGAAAATTCTAAATATTTAAAAATGAAAAAAGGAATCAAAGTTTTTCATAAAAATTTTGGATTAGGAATCATTGTAGAATTGCAAAATCAAAATCAAATAGCTTTAATAAAATTTCAACAATCAGGAGAAAAAAGAATTTTTCTAAAATTGGATAAACTTGTTATTTACTCATAA
- the ribD gene encoding bifunctional diaminohydroxyphosphoribosylaminopyrimidine deaminase/5-amino-6-(5-phosphoribosylamino)uracil reductase RibD produces the protein MRYKEIFMKRAIQLAKNGLGFTSPNPMVGCVIERNGIVLSEGYHYKNEMYHAEFMAINNVKNKYLFFDCTLYVTLEPCVHFGETPPCVDLIIKKNIPRVVVGIQDPCEKVKGLGIKKLKKYGVEVIENVLIDQCRILNKRFFTFHEKKRPYIILKWAQSDDGFIYSEKKKYNWISGIHAKQLNHKWRSEEDGILVGRKTVLNDNPKLNVRKWFGKNPIRIFVDQKLSISDSYFILDGSQHTIVFTDKNKENQENIEYVQISFKKKIIYQILDCLHKKKFLSLIVEGGKETLENFIKEDLWDECRIFICKIILKSGLEAPKIGGTIYQKMNLDNKDQLIIKSPI, from the coding sequence ATGAGATATAAAGAAATTTTTATGAAAAGAGCTATACAATTAGCTAAAAACGGATTAGGATTTACATCTCCCAATCCTATGGTTGGATGTGTAATAGAGAGAAATGGAATTGTTTTATCAGAAGGATATCATTATAAAAATGAAATGTATCATGCCGAGTTTATGGCTATTAATAATGTCAAAAATAAATACTTATTTTTTGATTGCACTCTATATGTTACATTGGAACCATGTGTTCATTTTGGAGAAACCCCTCCTTGTGTTGATTTGATAATTAAAAAAAATATTCCAAGAGTAGTAGTGGGAATACAAGATCCTTGTGAAAAAGTGAAAGGATTAGGAATAAAAAAATTAAAAAAATATGGAGTTGAAGTTATAGAAAATGTATTAATAGATCAATGTAGAATTTTAAATAAACGTTTCTTTACTTTTCATGAAAAAAAACGTCCTTATATTATATTAAAATGGGCACAAAGTGATGATGGTTTTATATATTCAGAAAAAAAAAAATACAATTGGATTAGTGGAATACATGCTAAACAACTAAATCATAAATGGAGGTCTGAAGAAGATGGGATTTTGGTAGGAAGAAAAACTGTATTAAATGACAATCCAAAGCTAAATGTTAGAAAATGGTTTGGTAAAAATCCTATTAGGATTTTTGTTGATCAAAAATTGAGTATTTCTGATTCTTATTTTATTTTAGATGGATCTCAACATACTATTGTGTTTACAGATAAAAATAAAGAAAATCAAGAAAATATAGAATATGTTCAAATTTCTTTTAAGAAAAAAATAATATATCAAATATTGGATTGTTTGCATAAAAAAAAATTTTTATCCTTAATAGTGGAAGGAGGAAAAGAAACTTTAGAAAATTTTATCAAAGAAGATCTTTGGGATGAATGCCGGATTTTTATATGTAAAATTATATTAAAAAGTGGATTAGAAGCGCCTAAAATAGGAGGAACGATCTATCAAAAAATGAATCTTGATAACAAAGATCAGCTGATTATTAAATCACCCATTTAA
- the murA gene encoding UDP-N-acetylglucosamine 1-carboxyvinyltransferase codes for MSIFQIKGGFPLKGEIQPQGAKNESLQVLCAVLLTSEKLRIKNIPEIGDVKCLMQILKDLGVLITKNGIGDYTFQAKNINTEYLNTKKFREYGKSIRGSIMIAGPLLSRFGKVCIPIPGGDRIGRRRLDAHLTGLKLLGSRIHYHNEYKYFDLQIHKNSLTGEYILMEEASITGTANIIMAATLAKGKTTIFNAACEPYIQQLCKLLNKMGAKIKGIGSNLINIIGVKELGGCEHHTILPDMVEIGSWIGLAAITCSEIKIKNVSWKNLGIVPYTFQKMGIKLEKDKDNIYIPSQKSYQIKKSLNNAILTISDAPWPGLTPDLLSILTVVATQAKGSVLIHQKMFESRLFFVDKLIEMGAQIILCDPHRATVIGLNHKSPLRGSILNSPDIRAGISLLIAALSAKGTSIIKNIEQIDRGYENIDERLRILGADILRIT; via the coding sequence ATGAGTATTTTTCAAATAAAAGGAGGATTTCCTTTAAAAGGAGAAATTCAACCACAAGGTGCTAAAAATGAATCTCTACAGGTATTATGTGCCGTATTATTAACTTCAGAAAAATTGAGAATTAAAAATATTCCAGAAATAGGAGATGTTAAATGTTTAATGCAAATTCTTAAAGATTTAGGAGTTTTAATAACAAAAAATGGAATTGGAGATTATACTTTTCAAGCAAAAAATATAAATACTGAATATTTAAATACAAAAAAATTCCGGGAGTATGGAAAATCTATCAGAGGATCAATTATGATTGCAGGCCCTTTACTTTCCAGATTTGGAAAAGTTTGTATTCCAATACCTGGAGGAGATAGGATAGGTAGACGACGTTTAGATGCTCATTTAACAGGATTAAAATTGTTAGGAAGTAGGATCCATTATCATAATGAATATAAATATTTTGACTTACAAATTCATAAAAACAGTTTGACTGGAGAATATATTTTAATGGAAGAAGCTTCTATTACAGGAACGGCTAATATCATTATGGCTGCCACTTTAGCTAAAGGAAAAACTACAATTTTTAATGCCGCTTGTGAACCTTATATTCAACAGTTATGCAAATTATTAAATAAAATGGGAGCCAAGATTAAAGGAATAGGATCTAATTTAATTAATATAATTGGAGTCAAAGAATTAGGAGGATGTGAACATCATACCATATTACCTGATATGGTAGAAATAGGTAGTTGGATAGGGTTGGCTGCTATTACTTGTTCTGAAATAAAAATTAAAAATGTTAGTTGGAAAAATTTAGGAATTGTTCCTTACACATTTCAGAAAATGGGTATAAAGTTAGAAAAGGACAAAGATAACATTTATATTCCATCCCAAAAATCTTATCAAATTAAAAAATCATTAAATAATGCAATATTAACAATATCTGATGCTCCATGGCCTGGATTAACTCCAGATCTATTAAGTATTTTAACTGTAGTAGCTACTCAAGCTAAAGGTAGTGTTTTAATTCATCAGAAAATGTTTGAAAGTAGACTATTTTTTGTAGATAAACTTATTGAAATGGGAGCTCAAATCATATTATGTGATCCTCATAGAGCTACTGTTATAGGATTAAATCATAAATCTCCTCTTAGAGGATCTATATTAAATTCTCCAGATATAAGAGCAGGTATATCTCTTCTTATAGCAGCTCTTTCTGCTAAAGGAACCAGTATTATTAAAAATATAGAACAAATAGATAGAGGATATGAAAATATAGACGAAAGATTACGGATTTTAGGGGCGGATATTCTAAGAATAACATGA
- a CDS encoding HIT family protein: MNNKNIFQKIIHNEVLAYKVAEDSDHLAFLDIYPIKIGHTLVIPKKSNRDKIFSLSEKEFISIMSFTRKVAIGIEKIIPCNRVGIFVMGFEIPHVHIHLIPMDKESDGNFYRKRMDLSSKNFQILSEKIKRSI, encoded by the coding sequence ATGAATAATAAGAATATATTTCAAAAAATAATTCATAATGAAGTTTTAGCTTATAAAGTAGCAGAAGATTCTGATCATTTAGCTTTTTTAGATATTTATCCTATAAAAATAGGACATACTTTGGTTATACCAAAAAAAAGTAATAGAGATAAAATTTTTTCTCTATCGGAAAAAGAATTTATCTCTATTATGTCTTTTACAAGAAAAGTAGCTATAGGTATAGAAAAAATCATTCCTTGCAATCGTGTAGGTATATTTGTTATGGGTTTTGAAATTCCTCATGTTCATATTCATTTAATTCCTATGGACAAAGAAAGTGATGGAAATTTTTACAGAAAAAGAATGGATTTGTCTTCAAAAAATTTTCAAATCTTATCAGAAAAAATAAAAAGATCTATTTAA
- the greA gene encoding transcription elongation factor GreA produces MEKFEYITKEGLEKLQKEIERLENIERPKISMQIAEARDKGDLSENAEYDAIKEAQGFLEMNIAKLKKKLSNSRIIDGSQINRTRVSILSTVRVKNLTYGGEQIYTLVPEGEADLKSGKISINTPISTGLLGKQVGEIAHIKLPNKMILDYEILEIAFNE; encoded by the coding sequence ATGGAAAAATTTGAATATATAACTAAAGAAGGATTAGAAAAATTACAAAAAGAAATCGAAAGATTGGAAAACATAGAAAGGCCGAAAATTTCCATGCAAATAGCGGAAGCTAGAGATAAAGGGGATTTATCAGAAAATGCAGAATATGATGCAATAAAAGAAGCTCAAGGTTTTTTAGAAATGAATATAGCTAAGTTAAAAAAAAAACTATCCAACTCACGGATCATAGATGGATCACAAATTAATAGAACTAGAGTTTCTATTCTTTCCACAGTAAGAGTCAAGAATTTAACCTACGGAGGAGAACAAATTTATACCTTAGTCCCAGAGGGAGAAGCAGATTTGAAATCAGGAAAAATATCTATAAATACTCCTATATCAACAGGATTACTTGGAAAACAAGTGGGAGAAATAGCCCATATTAAGTTACCTAATAAAATGATACTCGATTATGAAATTTTAGAAATAGCATTTAATGAATAA